The genomic stretch CCGGTTTCGGCGTTGGTCTGGTCTTGCGTGGGCAGCACCGCGAAGATCAAGGCGAACGCCAGGAGGGCCAGCAGGAACGTTAAACCGACTTTCTGCACGCCGTGTACTTTACCGTCATGCTCTCATGAGAGTGATGGGGGCAGGCTGACCGGGGGTGAGGAGCGCCTGACGGCGTACCCTGGAGTGGCTGATGTTCGATACGCACACTCATCTGGATTACATCGACGACCCGGCCTCCACCCGCGCCGAACTGGGGTTGACGGGCATGGTCTGCATCGGCGCGAGCCTGCTGCACGCGCGAAACGCCGTGGCCCTGGCCGAGCAGTACGGGGACGTGTGGGCCACGGTGGGCCTGCACCCGACCGACACCGACGAGGACAGTGACGATGTGCGCGCCGGCATCGAGGCGCTGCTGGGCCACCCGCGTGTGGTGGGGGTGGGGGAGAGCGGCCTGGACGATTACTGGGACGACACCAGGCGAACCGCGCAGCTCCGCGCGTTCGAGTGGCAACTGGGCCTGGCGCGGCAGTCGGGCAAACCGCTGGTGATTCACACACGCGACAAGGCCGGGCAGGACTCGGCGCACCGGGGCGTCATGGACGTGCTGCGCCACTGGCCCGACGTGACGGTAATCCTGCACTGCTTCAGCGGCCACCCGGAGATGCTGCGCTTTGGCCTGGAGCGCGGTGCTTACTTCGGGTTCGCGGGGAACACCACCTATAAAAACGCCAAAGAAATTCAGGACGCGGCCAGAGCCGTGCCTCTGAATCAACTGCTGCTGGAAACGGACGCGCCCTTCCTGGCCCCGGTTCCCCGGCGCGGCAAACCCAACCGCCCCGGTTACGTGCGCTACACGCTGGAATTCATCGCGGCGCTGCGCGGGATGGACGCGGCCGAACTGGAGCGGGTGACCGACGCGAACGCCCGGCAGGTGTACCGGCTGGACGCAGGGTGACCGGGCTGGTAACTGGGCTGGCGGCAGGCTTACCGCTGGAAGGCGTGCGGGTCGCGGACTTCACGCGGGTGCTGACCG from Deinococcus fonticola encodes the following:
- a CDS encoding TatD family hydrolase, which codes for MFDTHTHLDYIDDPASTRAELGLTGMVCIGASLLHARNAVALAEQYGDVWATVGLHPTDTDEDSDDVRAGIEALLGHPRVVGVGESGLDDYWDDTRRTAQLRAFEWQLGLARQSGKPLVIHTRDKAGQDSAHRGVMDVLRHWPDVTVILHCFSGHPEMLRFGLERGAYFGFAGNTTYKNAKEIQDAARAVPLNQLLLETDAPFLAPVPRRGKPNRPGYVRYTLEFIAALRGMDAAELERVTDANARQVYRLDAG